In one window of Kitasatospora sp. MMS16-BH015 DNA:
- a CDS encoding AMP-binding protein: protein MSAEGAVVAVATGSVEVRPAWSLVDVLVATCAAHPARVAVVEGEAAYSYWQLDRLSGEIAAGLAARGVRPGQAVGLLAPRGWWRCAAVLGIWRAGAAVNSLDPAQPAARAARVVELSGTALVLRGPGVAPGGYGVPEVEIGEVLLRGAQLTEEGPLGYVVTTSGSTGDPKCVAVPTVVLADLAEWHCAGWRSAELPRTSHAASVGFDVGYQELVATWVAGAALVVADEEQRRDPFLLAELLHRHGVVRSFLPVTGLHALAVACAATGRRLPALREVVVAGERLVVNAEVRALFATLDAELVNHYGPSETHLVTEHRLSGDPAGWPAHPALGGPAVGAELLREDGGLVRPFAEGEEAELLVAGRCLALGYLGDERLTAERFREVAGWDGVVRRVYATGDRVRLADGLLHFLGRGDDQLKVRGYRVEPGEVEAVLSRLPGVRRAAVVGRSRAGSTTLHGYLVLDPAAAGPDAAALRAACAAELPEYMIPARFLRVAELPLLASGKVARRELDGTGTPIR, encoded by the coding sequence GTGAGCGCGGAAGGGGCGGTGGTGGCCGTGGCTACGGGGAGCGTGGAGGTGCGGCCGGCCTGGTCGTTGGTGGACGTGCTGGTGGCCACCTGTGCGGCCCACCCCGCGCGGGTCGCGGTGGTGGAGGGGGAGGCGGCGTACAGCTACTGGCAACTCGACCGGCTCTCCGGGGAGATCGCGGCCGGGCTGGCCGCGCGCGGGGTCCGGCCGGGGCAGGCGGTCGGGCTGCTGGCGCCGCGCGGGTGGTGGCGCTGTGCGGCCGTGCTGGGCATCTGGCGGGCCGGGGCGGCCGTCAACTCGCTGGATCCGGCCCAGCCGGCGGCCAGGGCGGCCCGGGTGGTGGAGCTCTCCGGCACGGCGCTGGTGCTGCGCGGGCCGGGGGTGGCGCCGGGCGGGTACGGCGTGCCGGAGGTCGAGATCGGCGAAGTGCTGCTGCGTGGTGCGCAGTTGACCGAGGAGGGACCGCTCGGGTACGTGGTGACCACCTCCGGCTCGACCGGTGACCCCAAGTGCGTGGCGGTGCCCACGGTGGTGCTGGCCGATCTCGCCGAGTGGCACTGCGCGGGCTGGCGCAGCGCCGAGCTGCCCCGGACCAGCCATGCCGCCTCGGTCGGATTCGACGTGGGCTACCAGGAGTTGGTGGCCACCTGGGTGGCCGGGGCGGCCCTGGTGGTGGCCGACGAGGAGCAGCGGCGCGACCCCTTCCTGCTGGCCGAGCTGCTGCACCGGCACGGGGTGGTGCGCAGCTTCCTGCCGGTCACCGGCCTGCACGCGCTGGCCGTGGCCTGCGCCGCCACCGGCCGGCGGCTGCCCGCCCTGCGCGAGGTGGTGGTGGCCGGCGAGCGGCTGGTGGTCAACGCCGAGGTGCGGGCGCTGTTCGCCACGCTGGACGCGGAGTTGGTCAACCACTACGGCCCGAGCGAGACCCACCTGGTGACCGAGCACCGGCTGAGCGGCGACCCGGCCGGCTGGCCGGCACACCCCGCGCTCGGCGGCCCGGCCGTCGGCGCGGAGCTGCTGCGTGAGGACGGCGGGCTGGTGCGGCCGTTCGCCGAGGGCGAGGAGGCCGAACTGCTGGTCGCGGGGCGGTGCTTGGCGCTCGGCTACCTGGGGGACGAGCGGCTGACGGCGGAGCGGTTCCGCGAGGTGGCGGGCTGGGACGGGGTGGTGCGGCGGGTGTACGCCACCGGCGACCGGGTGCGGCTGGCCGACGGTCTGCTGCACTTCCTCGGGCGCGGCGACGACCAGCTGAAGGTGCGGGGCTACCGGGTGGAGCCCGGGGAGGTGGAGGCCGTGCTGAGCCGGCTGCCCGGGGTGCGGCGGGCGGCCGTGGTGGGCCGCAGCCGGGCCGGGTCGACCACGCTGCACGGCTACCTGGTGCTCGATCCGGCCGCGGCCGGCCCGGACGCCGCCGCGCTGCGGGCCGCCTGCGCGGCCGAGCTGCCCGAGTACATGATCCCCGCCCGCTTCCTGCGGGTGGCCGAGCTGCCGCTGCTGGCCAGCGGGAAGGTGGCGCGACGTGAACTCGACGGCACCGGGACCCCCATCCGCTGA
- a CDS encoding condensation domain-containing protein gives MLVGLSPAQESMWLDQLLHPESVNGGIFSVLVRGPVTAGQLRAACLAVCAQSPQLRGLVVPGEGGGPARIAVHPAERVLRFETVAVPAPPGAELTVARQWHRTHRLRPWRLTEQPPIAFALLDHGGQRRTLVVAVHHIAFDGRSKFVFARRFLQALGELRSPAGLREREPVALPEHPSIDAEAAAVVEHWLAADLPHLPGLVLPRRESPLPAGGRVVEPTPRFELPAETCARLAALTGAAGVSFFTGLVAGVAARLHEYGNTRFVLGIPADTSEPGTREQIGLQVNVVPCLLDIPAGASFTDLLAVSGRALALVQRYRRVPFGWVLRQLRQRHGVDVTRGAFDGVGVSYPRVVRELGEVPGLACEWDFFAPNSTQSFDLTLQLRREGGAAYGRLDHSTLALDGAAAGRFTAGYARLLAALTAEPGRPVAELFEAGPEVVVPAGVAGVAVRDEVLGVLGYGLRVGGEEVLVGGVAGRRYRVVTAEGRGLPQGVPGLLAFAGDGRVGRRRAWIDSAGRVRLLGTAGQLRDWMGRRLDLAEAEAALAGLPGVRSAAVGLTGEAGALRATVTLETAGTDLRAWRRAVRGVWPSGWPQVAEVRLVTGPAGGHRP, from the coding sequence GTGCTGGTGGGGCTCTCGCCCGCGCAGGAGTCGATGTGGCTGGACCAACTGCTGCACCCCGAGAGCGTCAACGGCGGGATCTTCTCGGTGCTGGTCCGGGGTCCGGTGACGGCAGGGCAGCTGCGGGCCGCCTGCCTGGCGGTCTGTGCGCAGAGCCCGCAGCTGCGCGGACTGGTGGTGCCGGGGGAGGGTGGCGGCCCGGCGCGGATCGCCGTGCACCCGGCCGAGCGGGTGCTCCGTTTCGAGACGGTGGCGGTGCCGGCCCCGCCGGGGGCGGAACTGACGGTCGCCAGGCAGTGGCACCGCACGCACCGGCTGCGGCCCTGGCGGCTGACCGAGCAGCCGCCGATCGCCTTCGCCCTGCTCGACCACGGCGGGCAGCGGCGCACCCTGGTGGTCGCCGTGCACCACATCGCCTTCGACGGCCGGTCGAAGTTCGTCTTCGCCCGCCGCTTCCTGCAGGCGCTCGGCGAGCTCCGCTCGCCGGCGGGGCTGCGGGAGCGGGAGCCGGTGGCGCTGCCCGAGCACCCGTCGATCGACGCCGAGGCGGCGGCCGTGGTCGAGCACTGGCTGGCCGCCGACCTGCCGCACCTGCCCGGCCTGGTGCTGCCGCGCCGCGAGAGCCCGCTGCCGGCGGGCGGCCGGGTGGTGGAGCCGACGCCCCGGTTCGAGCTGCCCGCCGAGACCTGCGCCCGGCTGGCCGCGCTGACCGGGGCCGCCGGGGTCAGCTTCTTCACCGGGCTGGTGGCCGGGGTGGCGGCGCGGCTGCACGAGTACGGGAACACCCGCTTCGTGCTCGGCATCCCGGCTGACACCAGCGAGCCGGGCACCCGGGAGCAGATCGGTCTCCAGGTGAACGTGGTGCCCTGCCTGCTGGACATCCCGGCCGGGGCGAGCTTCACCGATCTGCTGGCCGTGAGCGGGCGGGCACTGGCCCTGGTGCAGCGGTACCGGCGGGTGCCGTTCGGCTGGGTGCTGCGGCAACTCCGGCAGCGGCACGGGGTGGACGTGACCCGGGGCGCCTTCGACGGGGTGGGGGTGTCGTACCCGAGGGTGGTGCGGGAGCTCGGCGAGGTGCCGGGCCTGGCATGCGAGTGGGACTTCTTCGCGCCGAACTCGACCCAGTCCTTCGACCTGACCCTGCAGCTGCGGCGGGAGGGCGGGGCGGCGTACGGGCGGCTGGACCACTCGACCCTCGCGCTGGACGGCGCCGCCGCCGGGCGGTTCACGGCGGGGTACGCACGGCTGCTGGCGGCGCTCACGGCGGAGCCGGGGCGGCCGGTGGCGGAGCTGTTCGAGGCCGGGCCGGAGGTGGTCGTGCCGGCGGGCGTGGCGGGTGTGGCGGTGCGGGACGAGGTGCTGGGGGTGCTCGGGTACGGCCTGCGGGTGGGCGGGGAGGAGGTGCTGGTCGGCGGGGTGGCCGGGCGGCGGTACCGGGTGGTCACGGCCGAGGGACGAGGGCTGCCGCAGGGGGTGCCGGGGCTGCTGGCCTTCGCGGGGGACGGGCGGGTGGGCCGCCGGCGCGCCTGGATCGACTCGGCCGGTCGGGTGCGGCTGCTCGGGACGGCCGGGCAGCTGCGGGACTGGATGGGCCGGCGGCTCGACCTGGCCGAGGCGGAGGCCGCGCTGGCGGGCCTGCCGGGCGTCCGCTCGGCCGCCGTCGGGCTGACCGGTGAGGCCGGGGCGCTGCGGGCCACGGTGACCCTGGAGACGGCGGGCACGGACCTGCGGGCCTGGCGCCGCGCCGTCCGCGGGGTGTGGCCCTCGGGATGGCCCCAGGTGGCCGAGGTACGGCTGGTGACGGGCCCTGCGGGCGGGCACCGCCCGTAA